The nucleotide window ggacgccgcctcagcatggctttatgagtggtgccatgtctgtgcccaggattcaaaccggcgaaaccctgggccgccgaagcagagcacgcgaacttaaccactgggccgcggggctggcccctattcctATTCTAATAGCTTCTAACACAAGGTAATCTTGTTTTCTAGCACCCAGCAGGTTAGAAGTGATGTGGGGCCTGATAGAGGCAGGTACAGTAATGGCAGGAAAAGTTCATAGGGAGAAGTGGCAGTGATAGTGTGACACTcagggaagaaacaaaaacagtatAAAGGCAGATGGACAGTCGGACCATGTCACATCACTCAAAGCTCCTCCGCAGCATTGAAAATCAGCAGAGGAGGATCTCTTGTTGTTGCTCTGATGCCAACCTCTCACTCCCCCCAGTGGACTGGAACAGGCATCACACTTTGCAGTCCTAGCGTCCAGGTGTCTTGGCGAGCTGTTATCACCTGCTTGCCTTATGTCATTCATCTAAGTGAGGCCAAAGGGGCACAAGTAGGGTGACCAATCAtctcagtttgcccaggactgacgGCTCTCCTGGGACCCAGGACCATCAGTGCCACAACTGAAAAAGTACCAGCAGTCCAGGACAAGTTGGTCACCTTTGTCACAGCTTTCTTGGGTGATGTAAATAGATTTTGCTTGGAGTAGAGATTATAGaactgtcaaaactcattgaaatgAACACGTAAgttctgtgcattttattgtgcaTAAATTATATGTCAGTACTTTAAAAGGCTACTTCCTTTTATTTGGAAGTGCTAAATCTGAATCAGGTCCTGCccttttaaatgttttagatATAGGTTAAAGAGCAATTTGGGGATTAGAAGCAACTTTTGGATTGGTAAGTGTATGGAACATTTAAGTGACCTGTGTGTTACATACGGTAAGTACCCGGCTTTGGAGTCAGGCCCACCTGTGACGGACTCCGGCTCTGCCGTTTACTGACTGACCTGAGCTACTAATTTTAACCTCCTGATGTCTTTATTCCTCATCTAGATAATGAGACTGACCAGTTCACAGAGTAGTAATGGATTAAATGTAAGGAATAAATGACAAATGTATTAAAGAACAGTGGATAGTAAGCAGTCAATAAATGATAGATATTATTAGTTATATCTTACAGCCCAAGTGGAGGGGAACAAAACTATAAATTCATGAATTAGACTTTTCTCACAATTCAGTTGTGAAGACTATCTGTTAGCTTAACGAGGTGGGTCTCAAACTTCAgcgtgtatcagaatcacctggatgtCTTCTGAAACACAGATCTGGGTCCTGCCCCCAAAGttctcattcagtaggtctgggatgggccTGGGAAGCTGCAGTTCTGACATCCCCAGTGAACGCTAACACTGGTCTGGGCGCTTCACTTTGAGAATCACTAGTTTAACGAGTCTTCAGGTGCATTTGAGTGTcgagaaattttatttaaacccAGCATCCTGGTCGTGAGACCCACCTGTATAGAATCCAAATACATCTCTGATAGTCCAGGATATTAACCAATTCTTCTGCCTGTCCCACCTCCCCCTGCCCAAAAACGTGGACCCTTTCACCAAAACCATCACATCATTAAGCGGAGCCTTCATTCATTGTTCCCTGATATATCTCATTTGTCCTTTAGCTGTGATTTCGGCACTGATTGTTGGTAGGATCAATTATCCTTAGTGAAAACCCTAGAAGCAGATGGAAGAGGAGGATTCCAGTAAGCTCTCCCTGGACATGCTGAACTTTTTATCAAAGAACCATGGAACCAAACCACTTGACTGTATCGAGCAGTATTCCCTTCTCATGACCGCCCTTCTCTCCAGTGCTTCTAGCAAAATATGAAAGCTGTTAGGTTCCCTCCTCGGCATTCTTAAGTCTCTTGGTTTTTTGTTCCCCTTGCCAGGTGATTGGCATGCACTACTTCTCCCCTGTGGACAAGATGCAGCTGCTGGAGATCATCACAACCGAGAAAACTTCTAAGGACACGACCGCTTCTGCTGTAGCAGTTGGCCTCAAGCAGGGGAAGGTCATCATTGTGGTTAAGGTAAGGAGCTCTCTAAGAGAGAAGCAGGTTTGCAAAAGTTCTATTAAGACTCCTTACACCTCCAGGCTTGTTTGTAACTCTTCTGGGACAAATATGTCAACTTTTGATATGATCTCTCCTTGGTCGTCTACAGTATGAATAGTTGTATGGACTGTACGACTGAGTTTGGGTCAGAGTGGGGAGTGTCTGGGATGTGGCAGGTTCTCCCAGCCATTCCAGACCTTTCAGGTGACTGAAACTATATGCTGTGCTGTTTGATTCAAGCCATGCTGCCCCTGGCTGTGGCTTcccctgcaatttttttttttttttttgaggaagattagccctgagctaacatctgctgccaatcctcctctttttgctgaggaaggctggccctgagctaacatctgtgcccatcttcctctattttatatgtcagacgcctacctcagcatggcttgataagcggtacatgggtctgtgcccaggatccaaacctgcgaactctgggccaccaaagcagagtgcatgaacttaactgctacagcACCAGGCTAGCCCCCCCTGCAATTTAATTTTAAGGATTCTGCTTGGGATTATAAATCACCTGGCACTTTGAAATGATGCCTGGGGAAGGGAGACTGCTTTCAGACTCAGGTGGTACCCACAACAGAGGGGCCAGTGAGCTCACGTTCTCTCCCTTGGCAGGATGGACCTGGCTTCTATACCACCAGGTGTCTCGCCCCCATGATGTCTGAAGTCATCAGAATTCTCCAGGTTGGTATTGCTCTCAGAATGTTTGAGGCATCTTCCACCCCTTATAGTCCTCCAAACTGGTAATGTCAAGATGAAGAACAGGCTTCCTTTTAATAGACTAACCCCTGGCTCTTCTCCAAAAAGACCCTTTCGTGCCCTCCCTTTCTGCACAGTGGTGGGAAGTCATGGGCTTATGCCGCACTAAAATGGGCAGAATTTTAGCTCTGCCCTCTTAGTTTCCTCCCTGCTCCATTAGGCCAAAGGCCTCCTGACATGCTCTTCTATGCTGTTTCCCCATCCCCCTTGAGGCAGAGACCATCCAGAACAGGGCCCATGTGGTCTGACTGGtgctgcttctgcttctgccacacgCAGACCCCTCCAGTGGTCATACAGGTCACTCACAGGCAGGAAAGGGGGCGGCCCCTCCTCGCCAGGCACTGTCACACACAGGGATCAGAGCTTGGCAGCACTGCTCCTTGGTAATGTCTCTTCTGTCGGTCACGGGAAACAGCCCTGCCAGCCATGGAATCTCGTTATTGTTGAGATTCAGAATTGCAGACaagaaggaaatgaataattGGTTCATCTCTAAATGTCCTTAAAGTGCTATAGGTTAGCAAATGCTCAGCCTTTCCCCTTGAGGCTCCCAAACGTCTTTGTGCTTCCCTGACTGACAGTCCCAGTCCTAGGCCTGGCCAGGTGGCACCCAGAAGAAAAGTGGGCGTCGCACAAGGCTATTTCTGAGGGCCAGCAGAGGGAGCCCTTGTGGGGGCTTGGGGATGGCCGTCTCCTGAGGTCCCTGCTTTACTTCCCACTCAGGAAGGAGTTGACCCTAAGAAGCTGGATTCCCTTACCACGAGCTTTGGCTTCCCTGTGGGCGCTGCCACACTGGTGGATGAAGTTGGAGTAGATGTAGCAAGACACGTAGCAGAAGATCTGGGCAAAGCCTTTGGGGAGCGGTTTGGAGGTGGAAGCCTCGACCTGCTGAAGCAGATGGTGTCCAAGGGCTTCCTGGGTGAGTAGCCTCAAGGAAACATAACTAGCATTATTAGTTACAAAGTTTCCTGAGACCACAGAGCTACAGAAGGACCATATGGAAGAGTGCATTTCCTAAACATAGAGCCCACTGTCCTAGGGAATTTCAAAAGTGATTTCAATGTTCAGCCCTTGGCTCGGAGGAGGCCAAGGTGCAGTTTCCTTTGGTCGTCCCAAACCTGGGTCCATCTGACACCAGCCACCCCACCATGCCGCTGAACCTCAACCCCAACGAGATCAAAGCTGTGTATCTGAGGTGCACCAGTGGGGAAGTCAGTGCCACGTCTGTTCTGGCCCCTAAGGTCGGCCCCCTGGGTCTGTCTCCCAAAAAGGTGGGCAACCACATCACCAAGGCAACCAACAGGCTCAGATCGAGGTGGTACCTTCTGCCTCTGCCCCGCTCATCCAAGCCCTCAAGGAACCTccaagagacaggaagcagaaaaACATTAAGCACAGTGGAAATAGCACCTTTGATGAGATTGTCAACATTGCCTGACAGATGCAGCACCAGTCGTTGGCCAGAGAACTCTGTGGAACCCTTGAAGAGATCTTGGGGACTGCCTAGTCTGTGGGCTGCAATGTTTATGGTTGACACCCTCATGATGGTCATAGATGACATCAACAGTGGTGCAGTGGAATGCCCAGCTAGTTAAGACCCGCTGAGGAAAATACTTCAGTAAAGGGTCACttgacaaccaaaaaaaaaagatttcagacAACCTCTTCTTAGGCTGGGCCCGTAGATTATGGACAAAAGGCAGAACTCTGGCCTCCTGAGGCCCTGCTATTGCCCAAGTTTTGCAGGATTGACAGGCATTTTCATCCTGCCCAAGGCCTCTGATACATCTGTGATACTGCAAGAGCAAGCTCTGCGTCCAGGCTTGACCATGTTGTCTGGCCACCTGTGTAGAGAAGGTAAAACCTCTAAATACAGAGTATAGGATTGAGGCCCACCAGAGAGGTGGCTTTCTCTCTTGGCAAAGCAGCTTTAGCAAAATCAGCACTAGGTCCTGGGCATCGGGCCTGGCATTGCATATCTGGACATTAAAACTCACCCACGTGGCCTTTCCCATCCACATACATAGACTCCCAAGGTCCAGGAAATACaagatcttttttccttctctgccagctcttctgagaaaCCCTCAATTTCTAGGGCTGGCTAGATATACAAATTCAAGAATGCAGATGAGAGGCTAGAGCTACACAGCAGACTAGCAGGGAACAGAGCTCTCAGGCAGGGCTCTGAGAATCTGTAACTCCCTTTCCTTGCTTCTTTTAGGTCGCAAGTCTGGGAAGGGCTTTTACATCTACCAGGAGGGCGTGAAGAGTAAGAATTTGAATTCTGACATGGATAGTATCTTGGCAAGTCTGAAGATACCTCCTAAGTCTGAGGTGTAAGTTAACCGAGTGGCTAATAGTGTGGAAACATGTTTCTCATCAGCCTAAGCTTCTCAGCCCTTCTTCCATCTCCTTTGTTGTGATCACCATACCTGACCAGAAAGAACACTCCAGATGCTTTGTACATTTTGCCCTTCCACATGCCACCTTGTCCTCTGCCGGGCTTCAGGGTGAGAGCTGCAGCTGAGCTTTGTTTGGGAAGACCCCCGCTCCAGCCTTCCCTCTGAAGGTCCCAGAGAGCAGCTTGAGACGATCCTCCTAGGCCCCTTCACCCTCCAAACCCTTTACGATCGTGTGTAATTGACAGCTGCTGGTTCCAAGAGATACTGTCTACTCTGCCAGACCCTGTTCTAGGTGCTTAGTTTCAGGTTCATTAGGGCGAGTAGCTGTCCGCTTTTTCCAAGGGAAAGGCTGGCCTCCTGGTGGCACCCTGTCTGCAGAGTTGGTCCTTGGagcaccagcagcaccagccTCATTCGTGTTCTGCCTCCACGGCTCCTGCACTGTCCCTCCCCTTCTACTCTTCCTCTGCCTGAACATCTCTCCCTGTTGGCAGCTCCTCTGATGAAGACATTCAGTACCGCCTGGTGACAAGATTTGTGAATGAGGCCGTCATGTGCCTGCAGGAAGGGATCTTGGCTACGCCTGCAGAGGGAGACATCGGAGCGGTCTTTGGGCTCGGCTTCCCACCCTGTCTAGGAGGTTGGTCTTGCTGGTTGGGAAGGTAGCTGGCTTCATCCTAGAGCTCGAGTTGCTGTCTCCCTCAACAAAGTCCTGTTTCTCCACTTAGGGCCCTTCCGCTTTGTGGATCTGTACGGTGCTCAGAAGATAGTGGACCGGCTCAGGAAGTATGAGGCTGCCTATGGAAAACAGTTCACCCCGTGCCAGCTGCTAGTTGACCACGCTAACAGCCCTAACAAGAAGTTCTACCAGTGAGCAGACCCTCACACCCTGCTCGCTCGCACGCTGAGCCCAGCTGCCAACAGTGGTGGTTCTCCAGCAGAGCAGCGTCTACATTTATCAGAGtaaccagaaggaaaacagactCTGGCAATGGGTGTGCGCCTTGATTAAAGTGCCTTTAGCTATGACCGTCTCGCCCTCCTGGTGAAGTGTTTAGCCAGTGGTGGTGAGGGCAGTTCCACGCCCAgccaaaaacaacaataaaaaccaaactcttgtcaacctctctccctgcctgttcctttttcttctgtcttggcCTTTCTGCTTTAAACCACTCCTTCAAGTAGCTGGAACAAAGCCCTGTGCTTTGGGGTATGAGTGTGTGGGGAGAATTCTAGGCAGCACCTTAAGAGAGAGACTGTTGATAGAAAGTGGAACTTTATGAGCCTAAAGCCTTTTAAACCTGACTGTATTTCAGTGCTTGAGCTGGGCTTCTGCTGACAGTGGGGAGGAGGCCCTGGCTAAGCAGAGCAGTGGAAGTGTAACGGGTGTGGAGGACCAGGATACAAGAGAGACTTCTTTCCCCAAACTGCATTTCCTTGTTGCACAATTTTACCCCATTCTTTCTTGGTGTGACTCATTCACATGTGCTCCTCAGGGTGTCTGTGGGAACACTGGGGTTAAGTAGAGGAGATAACATTTTCCTGGCCAATGTGTCCTGCACGTCTTGGCGGCCCCAGAGCATGGAAGATGGACAGTGCCGCACGATGATCAGAGACCGCATGTGGGAGCAGTACAGGAACGGCAAGTCAACCCACCACCACCTCTGCTCCGAAAGGGCTGCTCTTCCCGTCCCCCTGCCCTCTTGTGTGAAAAGTTCCTACACTCGTGTCCTGGCAGAAGCAGCACCCAGACTGGGTACACAGCTTTGAGGCTCCTAACTGGGTCTGGCAAAAGGATCCATACCGAGCATGTGCAGAATCGTAATTGAAGTCCCATCACATGGCACCCTGAGCTTCGAGAGAGTACCGAtggctcctgcctctgctctggtTGCAGGTACCTCAGCTATTCCCTGGGTGCCAGCTGTTGTAGGACTGGCAGGCAGGGCCTAGCTCTGGCCCTACTAAACACTCACAGCTGGTGGCTAGGAGACCAGACTCAAACCAAGTCATCTCTGAGTTGGGGCTTTCAGATGACCAGTAGAAGGCAGAGTTCTGGTCCTCTACACTAAGGCCATTAACAGCTTCTAAATGTGGGGGTCTGAGAGAGCCTCAAGGCGAGCATTCAGCCAGTGCAGGAAGTTAAACTTGGGCCCTCCCTGGCAAATGGCATGGAGCTTAAGTCAGGTCTTTCCGCTCAGCAGCATTAGGTAGATGTGAGTTACGCTGAAACATCAGTGGGAGTTGGCAGGTTCCGGTAGGGTAGGAGCTGGTGAGGGGCTTTCGGAAGGGAATAAGGGCCAGCACTACCAGCTGCCTCTGGAACATACGAACGAGCTGCGTGCACAAACCATTCCAAAGACCTTCCGCCCGGAGCATATACGTTATGCCTGTCGGTCCCCATGGCctccaaaagaagaaaggagctgACGCCCAGAATTCCACTTGCACTATTCTTCAGTGGTCTAGCATTTATTTCCCTAGTCCTCAAGGATTCATTAAGTGACTGGCAAGGAAACCAAATGTCTCAGTGTCACAGTTTCTGTGCTCTACTTCCTGACTCCCCTTCCCTCAGAGCAGAGGCAGCCTGCCTGGGGCATGAGCTCCAGCATGGCTTCGCTACTCAGGacagaagaatggagaaaataaatatctaggTAGGCTAGGTAAGGCAGGAGAGAAGGCTGGTGCCTCAGGCCTGATGCCAGTGGGCACAAGCAGAAGAATCAGTGTGGCTCTGGGTGGGTGAGTAGGGAACAGCACCGGGGGACGGGTGGTTGTATTCATTGGCCAGCCTGCTCTGGTTGGTGCCAAGCAGATCTCCAGGCTCAAGATCTAGGCCACACAGACCTGAGTGGAAACAGTGAACAAGCACAGGAGGACTGAGCTCTAGGAGGAGGTGGAAAAGGCAGGTTTTCCCAAGCTACTGTGCTTGCTTTCTCACCCGTCCTACCTGTGCCAGTGAcagaaaaccagagaaggacacaCCCAGTGTTGGCCGGAGTCAAATGATGGGGGTGGGAGACCGGTGGAAGTGGCAGTGATTGAAGGCCACTTGCCTCTGAATGAAGGACCTCAATCTACCTGCTCTTCCACAGACAGAGTCTTCGCAGACAGGACCCAAGCCGGCAGGATGGAGGGCTAGCTGCAGGGAGctcagggcagggccagggcatTAGAGACGCCAGGGGGCATCTGCCTCCCTAACCAGGCAAGCAGGTCAACAGCAGAGCTCTTCCAAAGTCGTCACCCACGAGCCAGAACCCAGAGGTGCCTCTGAGGTGCAGTGGCAAGGCATGTGGTGGAGCAGAGCGGGGGAAGGAAGGGCATCCCAGAGACAGAGAAATCGGCACACCGACTCTGGGGCAGCTTAGCCAAAAGCCCACATAGCACAGAGGAGAGAGGGCACTTGGGAATTTGTGCTTAAATTACAGGCCACCTCCTTCCCTTTAACCTGAACCTACACGCTTGAGAAGTGCAAGATGTCTGTGAAGCTCTGTAGCGGGGCACGGGAAGGTGTCAGGTCTTTTGACTCCCCTCATGGGAATCGCAGCAACGTGTCACCAGGCCAGGGTGGCACTGGTGCCTCCAGCCCCCTCTCCACGTCCTCTACACACTCAAAGGCAAGACGTCCCCATGCAGGCATCCGGCCCCAGAGGACTCCATTTCCAAGTGTGTCTCCCTTGGACTCACTCTGAGTGGCTGCCTAGCAGCCTCAGTCTTGGCATAGATTCTCCCCACAGGCAGGACCCTCCTCTGGGGGTGCTGTCCCCCTGCAgagccagggctggcccccagggccTCTGTGCCAGCATCCCAGTTGTGCAGCTACAAGCTGGGAAGGTCAGATCTTGGGCCGCCAGCCTTTGATGAACTGCATGATCTTCTTGACCTGCAGCTTGGTGAGGTGGAAGTCGTCTGCCAAGATGTCCTCACTGAGCTGCACGAAGATGCTGCCATCGATGCGTTCTCGGGCAAAGAAGCTCACCACATCCTCTGAGAGCCCAATGAAACGCAGACTTCGAGAGACCTCCTCCAGGGAGAGTGCAGACAGGTCAGCAGGGGGCTGCCAGGGGGAGGCATCCCGGCCTCCCCAGCCTGTCGCCCCATCCCGGGGACTGGCAGGAGGCCCTTCTAGGCGCCCTTGGGTGAGAAGGAGTCGTGCTCCGCCTGCCTCGGGCCCCTGCAGGGCCACTGGTGACAGTGGGGCAGGAACCTGCCGCAGCACCAAACCTTCGGGCTCAAAGGCCTTGGAGGGTCCAAGTGGCGAAAGGCAGGGTCCAGGCCCGGATGCCCCCATAGCTCTGGGCTCCTGACAGCGCAGCAGCTCAGGCTCCGGGGAGCTGCCCTGCCCCAGCTCAAAGGGATCGAAGGGCTCCGGGGCTGCTTCCTGCCactcagaggaagaggaggaggaggtggggcaggaagAGGTGGGAGCAGCTGAATAGGCCTGGCCTGGCGAGCCTGGGCCTGGGGAATAAGCAGGGCTGGAGGTAGTCAGGGGACCCGAGGTGGCTGTGGGCCCAGAAGAGGAAGCCGCTGAAGGGCCTGAGGGGTAGGCAGGCCCGGAAAAGGGATTGAGAGCTCCAAACGGAGCAAAGCGTTTCTGGGGGTGAGAGGGCTTGAACAGAGGCAGGCAGCTGTGGTAGGCCTTGACAGGGGTGTCAGCCCCCAAGAGGGAGGCAGCTCGACTGCTCAGGGGCTCTGCGAGGGCCCGGGAGGCCTGGCTGGGCTGTGTGGTTGAGGGCAAGGGTCCCGGGGGTGGGCGGCTGGAAGACTCGCCCACCTTGCAGTCTGCCCAGGTGCATGGGTAGCAATAGAGGGAGTAGGCATCTGGTGACGGAGAGCCACTGCCACTGCGCGAACCTGCCCTGTGGgcagagacagacatgcacagaagGGTAAGGCCGAGCAAGAGGGAGATGCAACAAGGTCACACACACGACACAACCACTGCTCTGCCAGGTCAGAGAAGCTGCCAAGCAACACTGGCCTGTACCCCAGCCCCCAAGGCCTGAGACCCTCTGGGATTGCCCTATTCTTTCTTCTGGcatcccccaccccaggaaaaattaaactaaactgagttacataaacattttaaaatagcagGGAGCACGCCATCCTGTGGCAGATCCCAGTCTGGAGGAAACCAAAGCAATGCTCCCATTCGATCCGCATCCTTTAGGAAAGGGGCAAACTGCAGCAGGAAGGTGGAGAGCAAGGAACTGGGCCCCAGGCCCCCAGACGCCAGACCCCAAAGCCTCGGCTCCTGCTCAGAGACCTGTACCCTCTGAAGCCCCAGGCCAgcagtcttcctcctcctcagcactggtgccctccccaccctcccctgcctcAGTCCACCTTGGGAGGACCCAGAACCAAGAGAAGGAAGGGACTCACCCATCCTGGAGGCCAGAGGAGTAGtaggagaggctggagctgggagagTGGACAGGCTGCAGCTTAGGGAAGCGCGGGGGCACCGGGGGGCTGCCCGAGAGCCAGCCGCTGCCATTGCCACCCCGGGGAGGCACAGGAGGGGCATTGAGCAGGCGGCACTCCTCCTTCACCTGCAAGCAGAGGGCCATGACTCACCCCGTCCCCAGGCAGATGACACTCCTTATCTTCCCTTTCCTAAGCAGCTGGGCAGGGGGGTGTCTGGGACTGACACTCTGCCCCACTTTGCCAAGAGGCTGCCTTGCCCTACACCCCACTCCTCACCCAGCCCCCCACTCCCCAACTCCTTCCAGTCTCTCCAGCCTGTTTCACTCATGGAGAACCCACAACACCAACACTGTCTCCTGTGGCCTTGGAAATCCATCATGAACGTAAGAAAAAGAATACGAAAGGAGATCAAAAACAATCAGATAAGAAGACCATCCCCTCctcaaggaaaaggagaaaaagaagaggaaaaaggtaTGGTgggcagagaaaaagaaggaaaaatatctgCCATCTGGATCCCTTCCTTATAGGTCAAATAGAGTGGATGCCATCGGATGTTAACAGGTGTTGTCCATATTCTGGGACAGGTATGGTTGGGAAATTCTGCACTGAACACAGATAAACAGGTTTCCTCagtgcaggacttctcagagcctttaatatacCCACGCTCTGTGGCTCCAAAGTGAGAAGGAGGGGGAAGCCTGGAAACCATACacacattttctaaatttatttcacCATGGAACCTTCTCACTGGCCAACTTAAAGGACTCCTGTTCTGTGGAACCTTCTGGGTAACGCTCTTCTGGGCTCATCCCAAATTCTCTGGGGCTAGGGACCACTGGCCTTTTGTCCCACAACCCGCAGCGCCGCCATCCCTGGTCTGCTTTACTAGAAATCCTCCTGCGTctccttccccttttccttctGGGCTTCCCGCATACCTCTACCTCCCTCTGCCACACACTCCAGGGGCTGGAGGCCGAGACACGGAGGCTGGGCCAAGGAGAGCCTGCTTTTCAGGCCCGAACCTTGCCCCGTGGCGGGCCAGCTCCCTGGAGGACAGAGCGCACAGAGCAGCGCCCCGGCTCCCAGCCGTCTCGCGTCGGCCGCGCCCACTCACCGCCTCGGATTTGGGAGGCACGGGAGGAGGCGGCGCCTCGCGCTCCAGGcggggcggcccggcggccccgAAGGAGATGAGGTCGGGCCCCGGGGGCGGCCGGACGCTGCCCTCGGCGAGGCCCTCGGGCGCCTGGTGCGTCCACAGCTCCTCGTAGGGGATCTcggcgggcggcgcggcgggCTCGGGCGCGCCGGCCCAGTCGGGGCTCACGTACTCCTGCTCGCCGTCGCCGGAGGAGCCGGGCACgcgggcgggcgcgggggcgCGCGGGGGCGCGGGCAGGCAGAGGCGCGCGCGGCGCGGGGGCGCGCAGTCGTCGGCCAGCTCGGCGGGCGCCTCACGCACGGCCGTGGAGTACTCGTCGGGGTCGAAGCGCTCGCGGCAGTAGGAGGCGCTGTCGCGCACCAGGCGCTCGACGCGCGGGTCCCCGGCCAGCAGGCCCTGCGGCA belongs to Equus asinus isolate D_3611 breed Donkey chromosome 6, EquAss-T2T_v2, whole genome shotgun sequence and includes:
- the GAREM2 gene encoding GRB2-associated and regulator of MAPK protein 2 isoform X2 — translated: MLQLRLTGLVTIGEYAEGVSERDILLIHSCRQWTTVTAHTLEEGHYVIGPKIDIPLQYPGKFKLLEQARDVREPVRYFSSVEEVASVFPDRIFVMEAITFSVKVVSGEFSEDSEVYNFTLHAGDELTLMGQAEILCAKTSKERSRFTTLLRKLGRAGALAGVGGGGPGGAGAAGGGGGARPIKGKMPCLICMNHRTNESLSLPFQCQGRFSTRSPLELQMQEGEHTVRAIIERVRLPVNVLVPSRPPRNPYDLHPVREGHCYKLVSIISKTVVLGLALRREGPAPLHFLLLTDTPRFALPQGLLAGDPRVERLVRDSASYCRERFDPDEYSTAVREAPAELADDCAPPRRARLCLPAPPRAPAPARVPGSSGDGEQEYVSPDWAGAPEPAAPPAEIPYEELWTHQAPEGLAEGSVRPPPGPDLISFGAAGPPRLEREAPPPPVPPKSEAVKEECRLLNAPPVPPRGGNGSGWLSGSPPVPPRFPKLQPVHSPSSSLSYYSSGLQDGAGSRSGSGSPSPDAYSLYCYPCTWADCKVGESSSRPPPGPLPSTTQPSQASRALAEPLSSRAASLLGADTPVKAYHSCLPLFKPSHPQKRFAPFGALNPFSGPAYPSGPSAASSSGPTATSGPLTTSSPAYSPGPGSPGQAYSAAPTSSCPTSSSSSSEWQEAAPEPFDPFELGQGSSPEPELLRCQEPRAMGASGPGPCLSPLGPSKAFEPEGLVLRQVPAPLSPVALQGPEAGGARLLLTQGRLEGPPASPRDGATGWGGRDASPWQPPADLSALSLEEVSRSLRFIGLSEDVVSFFARERIDGSIFVQLSEDILADDFHLTKLQVKKIMQFIKGWRPKI
- the GAREM2 gene encoding GRB2-associated and regulator of MAPK protein 2 isoform X1, producing MEKLAAGLAGLRWSMGAFPLDLIVSRCRLPTLACLGPGEYAEGVSERDILLIHSCRQWTTVTAHTLEEGHYVIGPKIDIPLQYPGKFKLLEQARDVREPVRYFSSVEEVASVFPDRIFVMEAITFSVKVVSGEFSEDSEVYNFTLHAGDELTLMGQAEILCAKTSKERSRFTTLLRKLGRAGALAGVGGGGPGGAGAAGGGGGARPIKGKMPCLICMNHRTNESLSLPFQCQGRFSTRSPLELQMQEGEHTVRAIIERVRLPVNVLVPSRPPRNPYDLHPVREGHCYKLVSIISKTVVLGLALRREGPAPLHFLLLTDTPRFALPQGLLAGDPRVERLVRDSASYCRERFDPDEYSTAVREAPAELADDCAPPRRARLCLPAPPRAPAPARVPGSSGDGEQEYVSPDWAGAPEPAAPPAEIPYEELWTHQAPEGLAEGSVRPPPGPDLISFGAAGPPRLEREAPPPPVPPKSEAVKEECRLLNAPPVPPRGGNGSGWLSGSPPVPPRFPKLQPVHSPSSSLSYYSSGLQDGAGSRSGSGSPSPDAYSLYCYPCTWADCKVGESSSRPPPGPLPSTTQPSQASRALAEPLSSRAASLLGADTPVKAYHSCLPLFKPSHPQKRFAPFGALNPFSGPAYPSGPSAASSSGPTATSGPLTTSSPAYSPGPGSPGQAYSAAPTSSCPTSSSSSSEWQEAAPEPFDPFELGQGSSPEPELLRCQEPRAMGASGPGPCLSPLGPSKAFEPEGLVLRQVPAPLSPVALQGPEAGGARLLLTQGRLEGPPASPRDGATGWGGRDASPWQPPADLSALSLEEVSRSLRFIGLSEDVVSFFARERIDGSIFVQLSEDILADDFHLTKLQVKKIMQFIKGWRPKI
- the GAREM2 gene encoding GRB2-associated and regulator of MAPK protein 2 isoform X3 is translated as MEAITFSVKVVSGEFSEDSEVYNFTLHAGDELTLMGQAEILCAKTSKERSRFTTLLRKLGRAGALAGVGGGGPGGAGAAGGGGGARPIKGKMPCLICMNHRTNESLSLPFQCQGRFSTRSPLELQMQEGEHTVRAIIERVRLPVNVLVPSRPPRNPYDLHPVREGHCYKLVSIISKTVVLGLALRREGPAPLHFLLLTDTPRFALPQGLLAGDPRVERLVRDSASYCRERFDPDEYSTAVREAPAELADDCAPPRRARLCLPAPPRAPAPARVPGSSGDGEQEYVSPDWAGAPEPAAPPAEIPYEELWTHQAPEGLAEGSVRPPPGPDLISFGAAGPPRLEREAPPPPVPPKSEAVKEECRLLNAPPVPPRGGNGSGWLSGSPPVPPRFPKLQPVHSPSSSLSYYSSGLQDGAGSRSGSGSPSPDAYSLYCYPCTWADCKVGESSSRPPPGPLPSTTQPSQASRALAEPLSSRAASLLGADTPVKAYHSCLPLFKPSHPQKRFAPFGALNPFSGPAYPSGPSAASSSGPTATSGPLTTSSPAYSPGPGSPGQAYSAAPTSSCPTSSSSSSEWQEAAPEPFDPFELGQGSSPEPELLRCQEPRAMGASGPGPCLSPLGPSKAFEPEGLVLRQVPAPLSPVALQGPEAGGARLLLTQGRLEGPPASPRDGATGWGGRDASPWQPPADLSALSLEEVSRSLRFIGLSEDVVSFFARERIDGSIFVQLSEDILADDFHLTKLQVKKIMQFIKGWRPKI